From Mucilaginibacter rubeus, a single genomic window includes:
- a CDS encoding arginine deiminase family protein yields the protein MTITNSDFKIDVTSEIGTLRTLLIHSPDSGLGKVVPSKAQDWLFEDIIHLDTVRRNEYDYYVKLLLYFLDPEKIKGKLQQIDDENAHRSFFKPDNAGFHSSDKVIEIQTLLADILQQSDIRKKLVASVCAVESCNYRLQQQLTNTDPVELAKIFISGSLTTEEMIFAPIPNLIFSRDLGIAVNNHMLLNKPAKKARFRETLLMRYIFFNHPLFEAYRDNILEIPETAQHFLRPGEDAEGRTTLEGGDVMMVSPDHLVIGCSERTSVSGANEAIRLLFEHDVVKKVTIVKIPNKRDYMHIDTVFTQVKRDTWVLLRSLAIAEAPIEEREPISWFADKKQKERPEIVQFAKDEKPKLFSCIEDLLADISENDLKSGVKTKFIYSGNNTFPFDAREQWTDSCNLLALKEGVVVGYDRNDKTVEAFKEGGFDVIRVAELIQKFENNELDPQSLTNTLILMPSAELSRARGGFHCMSMPILRDKVL from the coding sequence ATGACAATAACCAACTCCGATTTTAAAATAGATGTAACTTCCGAAATTGGCACGCTTCGCACACTGCTTATTCATAGCCCGGATAGCGGCTTGGGCAAAGTTGTACCCTCAAAAGCACAGGACTGGCTTTTTGAAGATATAATTCATCTGGATACGGTACGCAGGAACGAGTACGATTACTATGTAAAACTGCTGCTCTATTTTCTCGATCCTGAAAAGATAAAAGGTAAACTGCAGCAAATTGACGACGAAAACGCTCACCGTTCGTTTTTTAAACCGGATAACGCAGGCTTCCACTCTTCAGATAAAGTTATCGAAATTCAAACGCTATTGGCTGATATTTTACAGCAGTCAGACATCCGCAAAAAGCTGGTGGCTTCTGTATGCGCAGTTGAAAGCTGCAACTACCGGTTACAGCAACAGCTTACGAATACCGATCCGGTTGAACTGGCCAAGATCTTTATCTCAGGCTCGTTAACAACCGAGGAAATGATCTTTGCCCCTATTCCTAACCTCATTTTCTCGCGGGATTTGGGGATAGCCGTAAACAACCACATGCTGCTTAACAAACCGGCAAAAAAAGCCCGCTTCCGCGAAACCTTGCTAATGCGGTATATATTTTTCAATCACCCGCTTTTTGAAGCTTACCGTGATAATATTTTAGAGATCCCGGAAACAGCCCAGCATTTTTTACGCCCTGGCGAAGACGCTGAAGGTCGCACCACTTTAGAGGGCGGCGACGTGATGATGGTAAGCCCGGACCACTTGGTGATTGGATGCAGCGAACGCACTTCTGTAAGCGGGGCCAATGAAGCTATCAGGCTGCTTTTTGAACACGATGTGGTAAAAAAGGTAACCATCGTAAAAATCCCGAACAAGCGCGATTACATGCATATCGACACCGTTTTTACGCAAGTTAAACGCGATACCTGGGTACTGCTTCGTTCGCTTGCCATAGCCGAAGCCCCTATTGAAGAAAGAGAACCGATATCATGGTTCGCCGATAAAAAACAGAAAGAGCGGCCGGAAATTGTTCAGTTTGCAAAAGATGAAAAACCAAAACTGTTTAGCTGTATTGAAGACCTGCTTGCCGATATCAGCGAAAACGACCTTAAAAGCGGCGTAAAAACTAAATTCATTTACTCTGGCAATAATACTTTCCCCTTTGACGCCCGCGAGCAGTGGACAGACTCCTGTAATCTGCTGGCACTAAAAGAAGGCGTAGTTGTAGGCTACGATCGTAACGATAAAACAGTAGAAGCATTTAAAGAAGGCGGCTTTGACGTAATCAGGGTAGCCGAATTGATCCAGAAATTTGAGAACAACGAACTGGATCCGCAAAGCCTGACCAATACGTTAATTTTAATGCCTTCGGCCGAACTTTCCCGTGCCCGCGGTGGTTTCCATTGCATGAGCATGCCAATATTAAGAGATAAAGTTCTTTAG
- a CDS encoding carboxypeptidase-like regulatory domain-containing protein gives MPKSLFLHVFNYLLCFVLGLLSSVQLFAQESPRAFINKVMSTADTFARGKAIEKIYLQTNKPNYEVGDTLWFKGYLLEEPTLHAAAKSGILYVELSNDSNRVIKRVMMPLFGGLAFGNIALSEKEILQGGYFLRAYTNWMRNFGESYVFKKHFYIGNAVSNAWLVNYMASTQKSADKEKVQLNLRVTKFDTFPVGVREMQLRLTDGKRTLLKNNVSTDLDGIIAANFDLPEKANAANLSITMQDLRKGEDNRRLVMPLILNRPDHIDLQFMPEGGELVAGLPARIAFKALNEDGYGVNISGKIYNSKQQEMAAFIAAHKGMGVFNLLPQQDEIYTAKIKLPDGSFKTFALPAVKSSGITLQVNSPLNTDSVEVLLNATPDVIAAGNVYYLLGQTHGLVAYGASLHFKNGGVRLQAGRNLFPNGILRFLLIGADKKLLNERKVFIDHNDNLKIGVSSNNTIYAQRDSVIVDIEVKGVSGNPVQGSFSMAVTDNAQVKTDSVANGTIKSYMLLTSDLKGTIEEPGYYDAAGKDARKWQHLDQLLLTQGWVGYDWKELRAPATSPVYTAEKQFLITGHVTNMFNKPVANSGVTLFSKKPMIVTDTVTNKQGEFIFKDIFPADTAVFFIQARNKKGKSFNVGIEMDEFKPPVFAAVNDRATPWFLNIDTNSMLRVKKQLSLKDEMTKITGGNVLKEVVVKDKRIIKDSKNLNGPGEADLIIDEETLQKASRTSLGDLITKNVKGFNLYTDKTGLSYYRLNTMALHLIIDGMDIEFFKPETLSPYLYFKEYLDYYDAEEIKGIEVMKSMRNTFSYTRRYIKNPMAEPDENAFIEITTRGGRGPFVKKAVGTYVYRPMSFSMPVQFYAPKYKPASTADMTDIRSTVHWAPHIVTDKEGKARVSFYTADNPGDYTYIIEGTDLEGSFGVKRGTLTVKKSNLNQ, from the coding sequence ATGCCAAAGTCTCTTTTCCTGCATGTTTTTAACTATTTATTGTGCTTTGTGTTAGGGCTTCTGAGCTCAGTGCAGCTTTTTGCCCAGGAGTCGCCGAGGGCATTTATCAATAAGGTCATGTCAACAGCCGATACTTTTGCAAGGGGCAAGGCTATCGAAAAAATATACCTGCAAACTAATAAGCCTAACTACGAAGTTGGTGATACGCTATGGTTTAAAGGCTATTTACTTGAAGAACCAACCCTGCATGCCGCGGCTAAAAGCGGTATTTTATATGTTGAATTGTCCAACGACAGTAACCGGGTTATAAAACGTGTTATGATGCCGCTTTTTGGAGGGCTGGCTTTTGGCAATATAGCATTAAGCGAAAAGGAAATACTGCAGGGCGGCTATTTTTTACGCGCGTATACTAACTGGATGCGCAACTTTGGCGAATCATACGTTTTCAAAAAGCATTTTTACATAGGTAACGCGGTCAGCAACGCCTGGCTGGTAAATTATATGGCATCAACACAAAAAAGTGCCGATAAGGAAAAAGTGCAGCTCAATTTACGCGTTACTAAATTTGACACTTTTCCTGTTGGCGTTCGTGAAATGCAGCTGCGTTTAACAGACGGCAAACGGACTTTGCTTAAAAACAACGTCAGCACAGATCTTGACGGCATTATCGCCGCGAATTTTGATCTGCCCGAAAAAGCCAACGCTGCAAATTTATCGATAACAATGCAGGACCTCCGGAAAGGAGAAGATAACCGGCGGCTGGTAATGCCGCTGATCCTCAATCGTCCCGATCATATCGACCTGCAATTTATGCCCGAAGGTGGCGAACTTGTAGCGGGATTGCCTGCGCGGATTGCTTTTAAAGCCCTAAATGAAGATGGTTACGGAGTTAATATCTCGGGGAAGATTTATAACAGTAAGCAACAGGAAATGGCTGCTTTTATCGCTGCACACAAAGGCATGGGGGTATTTAACCTGCTACCGCAACAGGATGAAATTTATACGGCAAAAATTAAATTGCCTGACGGCTCATTTAAGACATTCGCTTTACCTGCTGTAAAAAGCTCGGGCATTACATTACAGGTTAATAGTCCCTTAAATACCGATTCGGTAGAGGTTTTGTTGAATGCGACTCCTGATGTTATTGCCGCAGGTAATGTTTATTACCTGTTAGGACAAACTCATGGTTTAGTTGCATACGGGGCTTCATTGCATTTTAAAAACGGGGGAGTTAGGTTACAGGCAGGTAGAAATCTTTTCCCCAATGGTATTCTTCGTTTTTTATTGATTGGCGCCGATAAAAAGCTACTCAACGAACGGAAGGTATTTATTGACCATAATGATAATCTTAAGATTGGTGTTAGCAGTAATAATACAATTTATGCCCAGCGTGATAGTGTTATCGTTGATATTGAAGTTAAGGGTGTTAGTGGTAACCCGGTGCAGGGAAGTTTTTCAATGGCGGTAACAGACAACGCGCAGGTAAAAACAGATAGCGTTGCTAACGGTACAATAAAGAGTTATATGCTGCTAACATCTGATCTGAAAGGTACCATTGAAGAACCTGGGTATTATGATGCAGCCGGAAAGGACGCGCGAAAATGGCAACATTTAGATCAGTTACTCTTAACCCAAGGCTGGGTTGGATATGATTGGAAGGAACTCAGGGCACCCGCGACATCGCCCGTTTATACTGCAGAGAAGCAATTTTTAATAACCGGCCATGTAACCAATATGTTTAATAAGCCGGTTGCCAATTCGGGAGTAACCTTGTTTTCAAAAAAGCCAATGATTGTTACCGACACCGTGACCAATAAGCAGGGCGAATTTATATTTAAGGATATTTTTCCGGCAGATACGGCCGTATTTTTTATCCAGGCACGAAACAAAAAAGGCAAAAGTTTTAATGTGGGTATCGAGATGGATGAGTTTAAACCACCCGTATTTGCCGCAGTGAATGACCGCGCAACGCCCTGGTTCCTTAACATTGATACGAATAGTATGCTAAGGGTTAAAAAGCAATTGAGTTTAAAAGATGAGATGACTAAAATTACCGGAGGCAATGTATTAAAGGAAGTGGTGGTAAAAGATAAACGCATCATTAAAGATTCCAAAAACCTGAATGGTCCGGGTGAAGCGGATTTGATTATTGATGAAGAAACGCTTCAGAAAGCAAGCCGCACATCGCTTGGCGATCTGATTACTAAAAATGTAAAAGGCTTTAATTTGTATACCGATAAAACCGGTTTATCCTATTATAGGCTAAATACCATGGCCTTGCATTTGATTATTGATGGTATGGATATTGAGTTTTTTAAGCCCGAAACTCTTTCTCCGTATTTATATTTTAAAGAGTACCTTGACTATTACGATGCGGAGGAAATTAAGGGCATAGAGGTGATGAAAAGTATGAGAAATACTTTTAGCTACACTCGTCGGTACATTAAGAATCCTATGGCAGAGCCAGACGAAAATGCTTTTATTGAGATAACAACACGCGGTGGTCGCGGGCCTTTTGTTAAGAAAGCTGTGGGTACTTATGTTTATCGTCCCATGTCTTTTTCTATGCCTGTGCAGTTTTATGCTCCTAAATATAAGCCTGCCTCAACCGCGGATATGACCGATATCCGTTCTACAGTGCACTGGGCGCCGCACATCGTTACTGATAAAGAGGGTAAAGCCAGGGTAAGCTTTTATACTGCCGATAATCCTGGGGATTATACCTATATTATTGAAGGAACCGACCTGGAGGGCAGTTTTGGTGTTAAGCGAGGTACCCTGACTGTAAAGAAGAGTAACCTTAATCAGTAA
- a CDS encoding antibiotic biosynthesis monooxygenase, with protein sequence MKQIFIDQFIVPATAQHEFKERMKINRDFIKTLDGFIEDRVYERHDEQGNLICITTAIWQNEDVLQKAKEAVQQLYQQRGFDMKAMLQRLNISMERNTYQAITD encoded by the coding sequence ATGAAACAGATATTCATCGATCAATTTATTGTTCCGGCAACAGCACAGCATGAATTTAAGGAACGGATGAAGATTAACCGCGACTTTATAAAAACGCTCGACGGCTTTATTGAAGACAGGGTCTATGAACGTCATGACGAGCAAGGTAACCTCATCTGCATCACAACAGCCATCTGGCAAAACGAGGATGTTTTACAAAAAGCCAAAGAAGCGGTTCAGCAGTTATATCAACAGCGGGGTTTTGACATGAAGGCTATGCTTCAAAGGTTAAACATCAGCATGGAAAGGAACACATACCAGGCAATTACTGATTAA
- a CDS encoding helix-turn-helix domain-containing protein, which translates to MHIERFAPGEILKPFIRQYVFVETTGNVINRILPDTSLVMAIRYSGNINDVTGLNTNQLPSSLITGLKKSPRLINYGSATGNMLILFKAAGAAAFFKHPLHELFEASVPLDNFITPDKLNLLEEQLAEADGNQQRAIIADQFLIQQIQNHKQDQLVISALQKIRLSKGQIRIRELADAHYISQDAFEKRFRRVVGTSPKQFASIIKIKSIVDSKVPDASLTQIALDAGYFDQPHFNKEFKLFTGLSPADFFKVPRAW; encoded by the coding sequence ATGCATATTGAACGCTTTGCACCGGGCGAAATTTTAAAGCCATTTATAAGGCAATACGTGTTTGTTGAAACAACCGGCAACGTTATCAACCGCATTTTGCCGGATACATCTTTAGTTATGGCGATCAGGTACAGCGGAAATATCAATGATGTAACCGGATTAAACACCAATCAACTTCCCTCCTCACTAATTACAGGGTTAAAGAAATCGCCCCGGTTAATCAACTACGGTTCTGCCACAGGTAACATGCTTATTTTATTTAAAGCAGCCGGGGCAGCAGCATTTTTTAAACACCCCCTTCACGAATTATTTGAGGCGAGTGTGCCGCTCGATAATTTCATTACTCCGGATAAATTAAACTTACTTGAGGAACAACTTGCCGAAGCAGATGGGAACCAACAACGGGCTATTATAGCCGATCAATTCCTAATTCAACAGATCCAAAACCACAAGCAAGATCAACTGGTTATATCCGCCCTTCAAAAAATTCGTTTGTCAAAGGGGCAGATAAGGATCAGGGAACTCGCTGATGCGCATTATATCAGCCAGGACGCATTTGAAAAACGGTTCAGGCGGGTAGTAGGAACCTCGCCAAAACAGTTTGCCAGTATTATTAAAATCAAATCAATAGTTGACAGCAAGGTGCCGGATGCTTCACTTACACAAATAGCGTTGGATGCAGGATATTTTGACCAGCCCCATTTTAACAAAGAATTTAAACTGTTTACCGGCTTAAGCCCTGCCGATTTTTTTAAAGTGCCGAGGGCCTGGTAA